A region of Panicum virgatum strain AP13 chromosome 8N, P.virgatum_v5, whole genome shotgun sequence DNA encodes the following proteins:
- the LOC120686728 gene encoding uncharacterized protein LOC120686728, which yields MDRRRGTSADQACHAPLPPVAVPQARCTTKCVCVPGPGLPASETPRLDDELELEAQRRPWADLPADILGVVVGRLALLEDRARLRSVCHAWRAAAPHHRQRPPPLPLLVLSDFSFASFREEGTMTGARRRVPLPETEAAEEVGSDGARCVGSFEGWLVGAERDPSRGIGDLRCFLMNAFSGDVVRLPAPSAAAHPDDALISRSLPIANGGGSDAVMNCVINAAECVMSFRKVVLSSSPEPGTGCVVAAISMIEDTTKLALWRPGTKSWCVCSGSCVPKFTDVVFCQGKLYMLSCSELTTDLFSLDLSSSSSSDDDSGGLIVVSRIDRREIEWPEVTDGYHQNWSMVEWRGKLLIVATYTSDVDAETWQRIVEVRVFEASLSTDPVRFTEIKRLDGDCVFISPCNSRAFRPCQCDGVEDDRIYFIDGYLPPDKNARPLDKFVYSMKDGTMAPFAADIPEDKLQAPDGRLMHPTWLFPPE from the coding sequence ATGGATCGCCGGAGAGGAACCTCGGCTGATCAGGCTTGTCACGCGCCTCTACCTCCGGTGGCGGTACCGCAGGCAAGGTGCACGACCAAGTGCGTGTGCGTGCCGGGCCCGGGCCTCCCGGCTTCGGAGACACCGAGGCTCGACGACGAGTTGGAGTTGGAGGCGCAGCGCCGGCCATGGGCGGACCTGCCGGCGGACATCCTCGGCGTCGTGGTCGGCCGCCTCGCCCTCTTGGAGGACCGCGCCAGGCTGCGCTCGGTCTGCCACGCgtggcgcgccgcggcgccccACCAccggcagcggccgccgccgctgcccctgctCGTGCTGTCCGACTTCTCCTTCGCCAGCTTCCGCGAGGAAGGGACCATGacgggcgcgcgccgccgcgtcccgctgccggagacggaggcggcggaggaggttggcAGTGACGGCGCACGCTGCGTCGGCTCGTTCGAGGGATGGCTCGTGGGCGCGGAGCGCGACCCAAGCCGCGGCATTGGTGACCTCCGGTGCTTCTTGATGAACGCGTTCTCCGGCGATGTCGTCCGCCTCCCGgctccttccgccgccgcccaccccgaCGACGCACTCATCAGCAGGTCCCTCCCCATCGCCAATGGCGGCGGCTCCGATGCGGTGATGAATTGCGTGATCAATGCTGCGGAGTGTGTGATGTCGTTTCGCAAGGTGGTCTTGTCGTCCTCACCGGAGCCGGGGACCGGCTGCGTTGTGGCCGCCATCTCCATGATCGAGGACACTACCAAGCTTGCTCTCTGGCGACCTGGAACGAAGTCATGGTGCGTGTGCTCCGGCAGCTGTGTCCCCAAGTTCACCGATGTAGTCTTCTGCCAGGGGAAGCTCTATATGCTCAGTTGCAGCGAGCTCACCACAGACCTCTTTTCCCTCgatctctcctcctcctcctcctccgatgaCGACAGCGGCGGCCTCATCGTCGTTTCTCGTATCGACCGTCGTGAAATCGAATGGCCTGAGGTCACGGACGGCTACCACCAGAACTGGAGCATGGTGGAGTGGCGTGGAAAGCTCTTGATAGTCGCGACGTACACGAGCGACGTCGATGCTGAAACTTGGCAGAGAATTGTTGAGGTCAGGGTGTTCGAGGCGAGCTTGAGCACAGACCCTGTCAGGTTCACCGAGATCAAGAGATTGGATGGCGACTGCGTCTTCATCAGCCCATGCAACAGCAGGGCATTTCGTCCATGTCAGTGTGATGGAGTTGAAGATGATCGTATCTACTTCATTGATGGATACCTCCCCCCTGACAAAAATGCCCGCCCTTTGGATAAATTTGTGTACAGCATGAAAGATGGTACAATGGCACCGTTTGCTGCAGACATACCGGAGGACAAACTTCAGGCGCCAGATGGTAGGCTGATGCATCCAACATGGCTGTTTCCTCCTGAATGA
- the LOC120684401 gene encoding uncharacterized protein LOC120684401, whose translation MDSRKATSGDHNRHRPLPDCVSKGFKPSRSLAAVAKTRCSKKCATASEAPRSGEAQHRAWADLPSDILGIVVSRLPLVEDRAKLRSVCRAWRAAARLHRRPPPPLPLLVLSDFSFTSFCAEGTLTGVRLRVPLPDRETGAAGSVRCVGSFEGWLVAVKLNKGRYFGDLRCFLMNAFSQDVVRLPPPSAPIHSGDAYSRSLPVINGSGVVKCAFNTAHCVMSFSKVVLSSSPDSGSKCVVVAISVVKSEAKLALWRSGMKSWCVCDGGCITEFIDIIFCQEKLYMLSVSESTGNLLAFEISDDDDCLMVSRVECREIEQPVGMDAYCEMWSIVEWRGKLLIVVTYSCDAEFWQQITDVRVFEADLSTNPIRLIEIESLDGDFICLSTCSSKSFRSCDYDVVEGDLIYFIDGCIYPDRFVYNMKDGTMAPVAADIPEDKFWAPNGKLMNPTWLFPPE comes from the coding sequence ATGGACTCCAGGAAAGCAACGTCAGGTGATCATAATCGGCACCGGCCTCTCCCTGATTGCGTCAGTAAGGGGTTCAAGCCGTCTCGGTCGCTGGCTGCGGTGGCGAAGACAAGGTGTTCGAAGAAATGCGCCACGGCTTCAGAGGCACCAAGGTCCGGCGAGGCGCAGCACCGGGCGTGGGCGGACCTCCCGTCGGACATCCTCGGCATCGTGGTGAGCCGCCTTCCCCTCGTCGAGGACCGCGCCAAGCTGCGCTCCGtctgccgcgcgtggcgcgccgcggcgcgcctccaccgccggccgccgccgccgcttcccctgCTCGTGCTGTCAGACTTCTCGTTCACCAGCTTCTGCGCGGAAGGGACCCTGACGGGCGTGCGCCTCCGCGTCCCGCTTCCGGATAGGGAGACGGGGGCGGCCGGCAGCGTCCGCTGCGTCGGCTCGTTTGAGGGGTGGCTCGTGGCCGTGAAGCTCAACAAAGGTCGCTACTTTGGTGACCTCCGGTGCTTCTTGATGAATGCTTTCTCCCAGGATGTCGTCCGGCTCCCACCTCCTTCCGCACCCATCCACTCCGGCGATGCCTACAGCAGGTCTCTCCCTGTCATCAATGGCTCTGGTGTGGTGAAATGCGCGTTCAACACGGCACATTGTGTGATGTCGTTCAGCAAGGTGGTCCTGTCCTCTTCACCCGACTCAGGTTCCAAGTGTGTTGTCGTTGCCATTTCGGTGGTCAAGAGTGAAGCTAAGCTTGCTCTCTGGAGATCTGGAATGAAGTCGTGGTGCGTATGTGATGGTGGCTGCATCACGGAGTTCATCGATATCATCTTCTGCCAGGAGAAACTCTACATGCTCAGTGTCAGCGAATCTACTGGAAACCTTCTTGCCTTTGAGATCTCAGATGATGATGATTGCCTCATGGTTTCTCGTGTTGAGTGTCGTGAAATTGAACAGCCTGTGGGCATGGATGCCTACTGTGAGATGTGGAGCATAGTAGAGTGGCGTGGGAAACTATTAATAGTGGTGACATACTCTTGTGATGCAGAATTTTGGCAGCAAATTACTGACGTTAGAGTATTTGAGGCAGATTTGAGCACAAACCCTATCAGACTTATTGAGATAGAGAGCTTGGATGGTGACTTCATCTGCCTCAGCACATGCAGCAGCAAGTCGTTTCGTTCCTGTGACTATGATGTAGTTGAAGGTGACCTTATCTATTTCATTGATGGTTGTATCTACCCTGATAGATTTGTGTACAACATGAAAGATGGTACCATGGCACCAGTTGCAGCAGACATACCAGAAGACAAATTTTGGGCACCAAATGGCAAACTGATGAATCCAACATGGTTATTTCCTCCTGAATGA
- the LOC120686320 gene encoding plastid-lipid-associated protein 6, chloroplastic-like codes for MAMAAPWSSSCCPATASTSDPRPLGPGSLKGAAWPVGGAGWRKCREQGRNSRRRLSVCATATAPPPPVDYADTSAGAGADADYVASLKVKLLGAVSGLNRGLAAGQEDLDRADAAARELEAAGGGPVDLGRDLDRLQGRWRLVYSSAFSSRTLGGSRPGPPTGRLLPITLGQVFQRIDVVSRDLDNIVELELGAPWPLPPVEATATLAHKFEVVGTSGIKINFEKTTVKTKGSLSQLPPLEVPRIPDNLRPPSNTGSGEFEVTYLDGDTRVTRGDRGELRVFVIA; via the exons atggccatggccgcgcCATGGTCGTCGTCCTGCTGCCCCGCGACCGCGTCGACGAGCGACCCGCGGCCGCTGGGTCCGGGGAGCCTCAAGGGCGCGGCTTGGCCGGTTGGTGGTGCCGGCTGGAGGAAGTgcagggagcaggggaggaacagccggcggcggctgtcCGTCTGCGCCAcggcgaccgcgccgccgccgcccgttgaCTACGCGGacaccagcgccggcgccggcgccgacgccgactACGTGGCGTCGCTCAAGGTCAAGCTGCTG GGCGCGGTGTCCGGGCTGAACCGCGGCCTGGCGGCGGGCCAGGAGGACCTGGACcgcgcggacgcggcggcgcgggagctcgaggcggcgggcggcgggcccgTGGACCTAGGCCGGGACCTCGACCGGCTGCAGGGCCGGTGGCGCCTCGTGTACAGCAGCGCCTTCTCGTCGCGGACGCTCGGCGGCAGCCGCCCCGGCCCGCccaccggccgcctcctccccatCACGCTCGGCCAGGTGTTCCAGCGCATCGACGTGGTCAGCCGGGACCTGGACAACAtcgtcgagctcgagctcggcgcgCCGTGGCCGCTGCCGCCCGTCGAGGCCACGGCCACGCTGGCGCACAAGTTCGAGGTCGTCG GGACGTCGGGGATCAAGATCAATTTCGAGAAGACGACGGTGAAGACGAAGGGGAGCCTGTCGCAGCTGCCGCCGCTGGAGGTGCCGCGGATCCCCGACAACCTGCGGCCGCCGTCCAACACCGGGAGCGGCGAGTTCGAGGTGACGTACCTCGACGGCGACACGCGCGTCACCCGCGGGGACAGGGGCGAGCTCCGGGTGTTCGTCATCGCGTGA